From Juglans regia cultivar Chandler chromosome 8, Walnut 2.0, whole genome shotgun sequence, the proteins below share one genomic window:
- the LOC109013840 gene encoding transcription factor bHLH35-like — protein sequence MDNIGEDYKQYKNYWETSMFYQSEEFDSWGLDEAFSGYYDSSSPDGAASSAASKNIVSERNRRKKLNDRLFALRAVVPNISKMDKASIIKDAIKYIQELQEQERRIQAEIMELESVKSKKNLGYGFEEELPILLKSKKKIRTDQFYDSGGSRTSPIEVLELRATYMGDKTVLLSLTCSKRTDTMVKLCEVFESLKLKIITTTITALSGRLVKTVFVEAEEEEKDQLKIKIETAIAALNDPQSPMSI from the exons ATGGACAACATCGGCGAGGATTACAAACAGTACAAAAATTATTGGGAAACCAGCATGTTCTACCAAAGTGAAGAGTTTGATAG CTGGGGATTGGACGAGGCGTTTTCTGGGTACTATGATTCGAGCTCGCCGGACGGGGCAGCATCGTCGGCGGCCTCGAAGAACATTGTCTCGGAGAGGAACAGGAGGAAGAAGCTGAACGATAGGCTGTTTGCACTTAGAGCAGTGGTCCCCAACATCAGCAAG ATGGATAAGGCTTCAATAATCAAAGATGCTATTAAATACATCCAAGAGCTCCAGGAACAAGAAAGAAGAATCCAAGCCGAGATAATGGAGCTTGAATCCGTGAAATCGAAGAAAAATCTGGGTTATGGCTTCGAGGAAGAGCTACCCATCTTGttgaaatcaaagaaaaagatcaGAACTGACCAATTTTATGATTCTGGGGGATCAAGAACTTCCCCTATTGAAGTCCTTGAA CTTAGGGCGACTTACATGGGGGACAAAACTGTGTTGCTGAGTCTAACATGCAGTAAAAGAACAGATACAATGGTGAAACTCTGCGAGGTCTTCGAATCTTTGAAGCTTAAAATCATTACGACGACTATCACCGCTTTATCTGGGAGGCTTGTGAAAACAGTCTTCGTTGAG GCagaggaagaggagaaagaTCAGTTGAAGATAAAGATAGAAACAGCCATTGCAGCTCTCAATGACCCACAAAGCCCTATGAGCATCTAA
- the LOC109013752 gene encoding DNA ligase 4 gives MTDPTGTNTKFSVLCSLFTWMQRSKSSAKKRSKFRKFLDAFCDPGNYFCPIRLILPNLDRERGNYGLKESVLATCLIDALGMSRDSHDALRLFNWRKGGARSGSNAGNFSLVAAEVLQPRQGMASGGLTIQDVNDLLDRLASSENRAEKTSVLSTLINKTNAQEMKWIIMIILKDLKLGISEKSIFHEFHPDAEDLFNVTCDLKLVCERLRSRRQRHKRQDIEVGKAVRPQLAMRVADATAAWKKLNGKEVVAECKFDGDRIQIHKNGNEIHFFSRNFLDHSEYVHGMLDVIIQNVLVDRCILDGEMLVWDTSLNRFAEFGSNQEIAKAAKDGLDSDRQLCYVAFDILYVGDTSVIHQSLKERHELLQKVVKPLKGRLEILVPNVGLGLNILRPSGEPCWSLIAHNVDDVERFFKETIENRDEGIVLKDPGSKWEPSDRSGKWLKLKPDYIRAGSDLDVLIIGGYYGSGRHGGEVAQFLVGLAERPAPNTYPRRFISFCRVGTGLSDEELDAVATKLKPHFRKYEYPRNGPPTFYQVTNNSKERPDVWIDSPEKSIILSITSDIRTIRSEVFAAPYSLRFPRIDRVRYDKPWHECLDLQSFVELVHSSNGTTQMGTNYGGLQESKQKRLKSSKGGKKNVSVVPSHLIKTDVSDIKGGSSIFSNMMFYFVNVPSTVSLDSLHKMVAENGGTFSMNLNKSVTHCVAADGKGIKYQAAKLCGDIIHCSWVLDCCSEKKLLHLQPKYFLFLSESSKKKLQEDIDEFSDSYYQDLDLLDIKQLLSNVNRSEDMKTIDYYKKKYCPKKKWSLFHGCCVYFHSSISSLNPEWEVLWRLALRRLKLEVSMAGGKVSSSLALATHLVVFSVPGLDVDFGTISKGLSLSEKHLLWNKVLHVVKSQWLEDCLERDQRLPEETYSLKVIGVHNSNTVECKHDKHDLDLGVLSGSDNEEKQNMHCSPDGRKQGREEAPLAKPKILASYEGVGKRKRGRPAGTSRKFKGKTTMVQARRTRARIGKRPAKISDNESDESGSHDEKTHGKEIKMMEGTHEMAGNGSSEIEETEIIEAFESSPRGKVAEQEVEKDVGYQKWYDKVPEVGLTTTLSSQHSERSEKLEVMTDPVQAMLLDMIPSLGVTAARAKDTITVTDGETQPLDPNAEPKKKKKVSYKDVAGELLKDW, from the exons ATGACGGACCCGACAGGGACCAACACTAAGTTCAGCGTGCTCTGCAGTCTCTTCACTTGGATGCAGCGGAGCAAGTCGTCCGCCAAGAAGCGTTCCAAGTTCCGCAAGTTCCTCGACGCCTTCTGCGATCCTGGCAACTACTTCTGTCCCATCCGCCTGATCCTTCCGAACCTCGACCGAGAGCGCGGCAACTATGGTCTTAAGGAGTCCGTCCTCGCCACCTGCCTCATCGACGCCCTCGGCATGTCCCGCGACTCCCACGATGCCCTCCGCCTCTTCAATTGGCGCAAAGGCGGTGCCCGCTCCGGCTCCAATGCCGGAAACTTCTCCCTTGTCGCGGCTGAG GTATTGCAGCCAAGGCAAGGGATGGCTTCCGGTGGACTAACAATCCAGGACGTGAACGATTTGCTTGATCGCTTGGCTTCTTCTGAAAATAG GGCTGAGAAGACATCGGTTCTTTCTACTCTGATAAACAAGACAAATGCTCAGGAAATGAAGTGGATTATCATGATTATTCTTAAAG ATTTGAAGCTGGGGATTAGTGAAAAGAGCATTTTTCATGAGTTCCATCCTGATGCTGAAGACTTGTTTAATGTGACATGTGACCTAAAATTGGTTTGTGAAAGGCTAAGGAGTCGAAGACAAAGGCATAAACGCCAG GATATTGAAGTTGGAAAAGCTGTGCGCCCACAACTAGCTATGAGAGTTGCTGATGCTACAGCTGCATGGAAAAAG CTTAATGGGAAGGAAGTGGTTGCCGAATGCAAATTTGATGGTGATCGCATTCAAATTCATAAGAATGGAAATGAGATACACTTCTTCTCAAG GAACTTTCTTGATCACTCTGAATACGTGCATGGGATGTTGGATGTTATTATACAAAATGTTCTGGTCGATAG ATGTATACTTGATGGTGAAATGTTGGTCTGGGACACATCTTTGAATCGTTTTGCTGAGTTTGGTTCAAATCAGGAAATAG CCAAGGCCGCAAAGGATGGACTGGACAGTGATAGACag TTGTGCT ATGTTGCATTTGACATTCTTTATGTTGGGGATACCAGTGTAATTCACCAAAGCTTGAAGGAACGGCACGAGCTCCTGCAGAAAGTTGTGAAGCCTCTGAAGGGTCGTTTGGAAATCTTAGTACCTAATGTTGGACTTGGTCTTAATATTCTCCGCCCTTCTG GGGAACCTTGTTGGTCACTTATTGCTCATAATGTGGATGATGTTGAGAGGTTCTTCAAAGAAACCATTGAGAATAG AGATGAAGGGATTGTGTTAAAGGACCCTGGTTCCAAATGGGAACCTAGTGATCGGAGTGGAAAGTGGTTGAAATTGAAGCCTGACTACATTCGTGCTGGCTCTGATCTGGATGTTCTTATTATAG GAGGATACTATGGCTCGGGACGTCATGGTGGGGAG GTAGCTCAATTCTTGGTGGGCCTTGCAGAGCGTCCTGCACCAAATACATACCCTAGGCG ATTTATTTCTTTCTGTAGAGTGGGTACTGGACTTTCTGATGAGGAGCTGGATGCTGTTGCAACCAAATTGAAGCCTCATTTTAG GAAATATGAATACCCAAGGAATGGGCCACCAACTTTTTATCAAGTAACGAATAACTCAAAAGAAAGACCGGATGTGTGGATTGACAGCCCTGAGAa ATCAATAATTCTTTCCATTACTAGTGATATCCGAACTATAAGGTCTGAG GTATTTGCTGCACCATATAGCCTGAGATTTCCGCGTATTGACCGAGTCAGATATGACAAACCTTGGCACGAATGCCTTGATTTGCAAT CTTTTGTAGAACTTGTACATTCAAGCAATGGTACTACACAAATGGGGACAAATTATGGTGGCCTCCAGGAAAGTAAACAAAAACGCTTGAAATCCTCTAAGGGAGGGAAAAAGAATGTCTCTGTTGTACCTTCTCATTTGATAAAGACTGATGTTTCTGACATTAAAGGGGGCTCCTCAATATTTTCGAATATGATGTTTT ACTTTGTTAATGTTCCATCAACCGTCTCTCTTGATTCTTTGCACAAAATGGTTGCTGAGAATGGAGGGACTTTCTCGATGAATTTGAATAAATCAGTTACCCATTGTGTTGCAGCTGATGGCaagg GGATTAAGTATCAGGCAGCAAAACTTTGTGGTGATATTATTCATTGTTCTTGGGTATTGGATTGCTGCTCAGAAAAGAAGCTTCTCCATTTACAGCCAAA GTACTTCCTTTTCCTCTCTGAATCATCAAAGAAGAAGTTACAAGAAGACATTGATGAATTTTCTGACTCATACTATCAGGATCTTGATCTTCTGGACATCAAACAG CTATTAAGTAATGTGAACAGATCTGAGGATATGAAAACTATCGACTACTATAAGAAGAAGTACTGTCCAAAGAAGAAATGGTCTCTCTTTCATGGCTGCTGTGTTTACTTCCACTCTTCAATATCATCCTT GAATCCAGAATGGGAAGTTCTGTGGAGACTTGCATTAAGGAGGTTGAAGCTTGAGGTTTCCATGGCTGGTGGAAAAGTCAGTAGCAGTCTTGCTCTTGCTACCCATTTGGTAGTCTTTTCTGTACCAGGTCTTGATGTGGACTTTGGAACCATATCAAAAGG TTTATCTCTGTCGGAGAAGCATCTATTATGGAACAAAGTGTTGCATGTTGTGAAATCTCAATGGTTGGAAGACTGCTTGGAGAGGGACCAAAGATTGCCAGAAGAAACATATAGCTTGAAGGTGATTGGGGTGCACAATTCAAACACTGTAGAGTG CAAACATGATAAACATGACCTGGATTTAGGAGTTCTTTCTGGATCGGATAATGAAGAAAAACAGAATATGCACTGTTCTCCTGATGGAAGGAAACAGGGAAGAGAGGAAGCTCCTTTAGCGAAACCTAAAATTTTGGCCTCATACGAGGGGGTGGGGAAAAGGAAACGAGGAAGACCTGCTGGTACAAGCAGGAAATTTAAAGGAAAAACAACTATGGTTCAAGCTCGGAGAACACGGGCACGTATTGGAAAGAGACCTGCTAAAATATCTGATAATGAATCAGACGAAAGTGGATCTCATGATGAGAAGACGCACGGGAAAGAGATCAAAATGATGGAAGGAACTCATGAAATGGCAGGCAATGGAAGCTCAGAAATCGAAGAGACTGAAATAATAGAAGCATTTGAATCATCACCTAGGGGCAAGGTGGCTGAGCAAGAGGTTGAAAAGGATGTTGGATATCAAAAGTGGTACGACAAAGTTCCTGAAGTGGGATTGACTACAACCCTAAGTAGCCAACACAGTGAGAGGTCCGAGAAGTTGGAAGTTATGACTGATCCGGTTCAAGCCATGTTATTGGACATGATTCCAAGTCTCGGAGTGACGGCAGCCAGGGCTAAAGATACGATTACTGTCACTGATGGTGAGACACAACCCTTGGATCCCAATGCAGAGcctaagaagaaaaagaaggtaAGCTACAAGGATGTTGCTGGTGAGTTACTCAAGgattggtaa